The genome window ATAACTATCAAAGGCTTGCTGTCTAGGAATCATTTCAGAGGAATCGTAAGAGAGGCTTAAAATATGGTCTTGATTTAGGCTCGTATTTACGGCGATATTGTTGCTTTCACCTAGCTCGTAATACAATTTAGGAATAGGCAATGCATTTACAGCCATGTTATAAAAAACAGGAACAATAAGCGGCGAATTCTGAAAGTTGCTATTCTCTAAATTTAGGCTTGTAGTAAAGAAATAAGTAGTGTTATTCTTATATAGAAAGCTGCTTCCGTCGTCATATTTTAGTATAGGATCTATAGCGTTTGTGGTTTTTAAAACACCAGTTACATTAGGGTATTGGAAGTTGGAGACCTGCTTGTTAAAAACACCTTTAAACAAAGGGTGATTGAAATTGATCTCGGTAATTTTCTTAGAAAAGTCGTTGTATTCTAATCCGGTCAAGCCTATGTTTTGATATCCTGAAGATTTCTGGGCAGGAATAACGACCATATATCCACCGTTTCTGGTCAATGTATTTAATTCTTCACTAAGACTGGCAGGAATAGCACTCATTTCATTAATGATAACGATATTTTGATTCTTGATCAAATTATAATTGACTTCCATTTCTGCTACGCTGATGTACTCAAACTCTTCTCCTTTATAAAGTCGGTCTAGAAAGCTAGAGTCGGCGCCATTGATACTTAACACCTTAATTTTTTCCTTCCTACCTGTACTTATAAAAAGCTCATTGTCAAATGAGATTCCATTGTCATTTATATAGATTCTTCCCTCAATAGGCTCATTGGTCTTTACTTCAAAATTAGCTGTTCCAGATTGATTCTCCAAAAGAACAGAAGTTTTTGCGAGTAAAATATTATTATTTTCAAAAGATAAAGTTACAGGTTGTTCCACCTTATAATTGGCGCTTAAGCCTAACTGAAGCTTTAAGTTATTGCCAGATTGGCTCTCTATAAAAACGGTATCAATAGATAGGTTATTAATTTCTTGAGGTTCTAATTTTAGAAGTTCTCTTTTTACGTTTTGCAAAGGT of Nonlabens sp. Ci31 contains these proteins:
- a CDS encoding BatA domain-containing protein, whose protein sequence is MLFKNPIILYGLFFLIVPIIVHLFQLRKFNKVSFTNVAFLQPLITQTRKSRQLKKWLTLLARCAAITCIVMAFAQPFLPGSKTATQEKQTAIYLDNSYSMELKGKNGALYKNATSQLLEKLPADKVFTLFTNDKVFANTNRQQITNELLSNNYSNQALTFDQVQLKASSLLQNKNAAKEMILISDFQNSTGEQFPEPLQNVKRELLKLEPQEINNLSIDTVFIESQSGNNLKLQLGLSANYKVEQPVTLSFENNNILLAKTSVLLENQSGTANFEVKTNEPIEGRIYINDNGISFDNELFISTGRKEKIKVLSINGADSSFLDRLYKGEEFEYISVAEMEVNYNLIKNQNIVIINEMSAIPASLSEELNTLTRNGGYMVVIPAQKSSGYQNIGLTGLEYNDFSKKITEINFNHPLFKGVFNKQVSNFQYPNVTGVLKTTNAIDPILKYDDGSSFLYKNNTTYFFTTSLNLENSNFQNSPLIVPVFYNMAVNALPIPKLYYELGESNNIAVNTSLNQDHILSLSYDSSEMIPRQQAFDSYVLVTAGEELSIAGNYTVKIKEQKISTLSFNAKRQENKLAYYSNADLGDNLSESIDDLLYKLSQEENILSLWKYFVMGALFFLICELLILKFVK